A segment of the Streptomyces sp. P9-A2 genome:
GCCCCTCGACCGGGCCCCGGCCCCCGGCCTCTGAATCCCTGACCTCGCATCCCGCATCCCGGATCCCGGATCCCGGATGTCCATCCGCTCGACCGCCTGCCGCAGCCGGTGCAGGCCCCTGGCGGTATGGCTCTTGACCGTGCCCGTCGACATGCCGAGTGCGCGTGCGGTCCGTTCCACACTCCAGTCGCCCCAGAAACGCAGGACCAGAACGGCCCGGCAGCGCGGCGGCACGGTCATCAGCGCCGCCCGCAGCATGAGACTCAGGTCCGTCCCGGACGCGGGGTCCCGGCTCGTACCGGGTTCCGGCACCTCGCGCACGGGCTCCTCACCGGCCCCGGCACGACGGCGGTGAGTGGTGTCGGCACGGGCGAGGAGGACACGCGCGTACGTGACCGCCGTACTCCGGTATCGCACGGTGCCCCAGACGGCATACAGCTCCAGCAGAGCCGTCTGGGTCAGATCCTGTGCGTCGTGCCAATTCCCGCACAGGGCATAGGCACTTCGTCCCAGCTCCTGCTGCCGTTGGTGGACGAACTGCCGGAACTCCCGCTCCAGGACCGTGTCCACCATCGGCCGTCAGCCGTGTTCGAGCGTCGCGTACACGATGAGGTTGTCCACCGTGTGCCCCTGCGCGTCATAGGCGCCGTCGCAGGTGATCAGGCGCAGGACGCGGTCGTCGGTGACGCCGTACACCTTCTCCGTGGGAAAGGCCTTCTTGTCGACGGCTTCCTTCGCGGTGACGGTGAAGTGCCGGGTGGTGCCGCCGTCGAGGCGTA
Coding sequences within it:
- a CDS encoding SigE family RNA polymerase sigma factor, translating into MVDTVLEREFRQFVHQRQQELGRSAYALCGNWHDAQDLTQTALLELYAVWGTVRYRSTAVTYARVLLARADTTHRRRAGAGEEPVREVPEPGTSRDPASGTDLSLMLRAALMTVPPRCRAVLVLRFWGDWSVERTARALGMSTGTVKSHTARGLHRLRQAVERMDIRDPGSGMRDARSGIQRPGAGARSRGRGYALPRRAS